One genomic segment of Lysobacter sp. 5GHs7-4 includes these proteins:
- a CDS encoding bacteriophage abortive infection AbiH family protein, whose product MVRLYVIGNGFDLHHRIPSSYSAFGEYLQAVDPDAFENVEKYLYLESNDAGSARRFWANFEQALADFGPDDVIEDASQFLVSYAAEDWSDSGHHDYQYEIERVVTSLSTNLKARFSEWIKTLPIPDAPPIRTALAIDTRALFLSFNYTVTLSKAYGVPPDRIVYIHGCADSGENLVLGHGWNPVTKDSLNKNVDPELIDTRELQGNEILDEYFELTYKPAEKVIANWRAFFDGLIDVDEVYILGHSMSEVDMPYLFELARNVSSAATWVVSYYGEDEKFLRAETMKKLGIQSYDLIELSSLALPVQIIDPSMEG is encoded by the coding sequence ATGGTACGGTTGTATGTCATCGGCAATGGTTTTGATCTCCACCACAGGATTCCATCGAGCTACTCGGCGTTCGGCGAGTACTTGCAGGCTGTCGACCCAGACGCCTTCGAGAACGTAGAGAAGTACCTGTATCTAGAATCTAATGATGCGGGTTCAGCGAGGAGGTTCTGGGCGAACTTCGAACAGGCACTTGCGGATTTTGGTCCCGATGACGTGATCGAAGATGCGTCCCAGTTTCTTGTGTCTTATGCGGCAGAGGACTGGTCTGATTCAGGTCACCACGACTACCAATATGAGATTGAGCGTGTAGTTACATCGCTATCGACGAACCTGAAGGCCCGATTCTCCGAATGGATAAAGACTCTGCCGATACCCGATGCGCCACCGATAAGGACGGCGTTAGCCATAGATACACGAGCGCTCTTCTTAAGCTTCAACTACACGGTGACTCTCTCTAAGGCCTACGGCGTACCGCCAGACCGAATTGTCTATATTCATGGGTGCGCAGATTCTGGCGAGAACCTAGTGCTTGGCCACGGCTGGAATCCGGTAACTAAGGATTCGCTTAATAAGAATGTAGATCCAGAATTAATAGATACTCGTGAGCTTCAAGGCAACGAAATTCTAGATGAGTACTTTGAGCTAACGTACAAGCCCGCCGAGAAAGTTATCGCAAACTGGCGTGCCTTCTTTGATGGGCTAATTGACGTAGATGAGGTTTACATCCTCGGTCACTCTATGTCTGAAGTAGACATGCCGTACCTTTTTGAACTGGCGAGAAATGTATCATCTGCCGCGACTTGGGTGGTGAGCTACTACGGGGAAGATGAAAAGTTTCTAAGAGCCGAAACAATGAAGAAACTTGGAATCCAGTCGTACGATTTGATTGAACTAAGTTCGCTGGCACTCCCGGTGCAAATCATTGATCCCAGCATGGAGGGATAG
- a CDS encoding XRE family transcriptional regulator produces MSKELPQDIAVIGFNRYETAIHTANLSSAQSYARARGLPLAYFYADTQVMAEAIVTFWLLNQTEQRKVLADLKKRVFTEPKKPTKG; encoded by the coding sequence ATGAGCAAGGAATTGCCTCAAGACATAGCGGTTATTGGTTTCAATAGGTACGAAACTGCAATCCACACTGCCAACTTGTCCTCCGCGCAGTCTTATGCGCGAGCCAGAGGCCTACCGCTGGCCTACTTCTACGCGGATACGCAGGTGATGGCCGAGGCCATCGTGACGTTCTGGCTGCTCAACCAGACCGAGCAGCGCAAAGTGCTGGCGGACCTCAAGAAGCGGGTATTCACCGAGCCGAAGAAGCCCACCAAGGGCTGA
- a CDS encoding alpha/beta fold hydrolase — translation MDSQWIKPKLDAAAPTVVYVHGIMSDGASAWKNKKTGAYWPRLAANELSDAGVYVFSYHSRAFSGRFHVTDAADALWDELKRHGILQSRIVVFVCHSMGGIVARRLLVQRQSELAEHGTVIGLFLVASPSAGSQWANFFYPVINLFKHAQAQILKAGEDNQWLTTLGTDFRNLIAKPKPMIRGKELIEERIAYVWFLPWIRPIVSRDEGDRYFPDARVIQRSNHGSIAKPANAQAQQHLLLTEFANELVRISFSVTLGLPAGMSFRQAIGSLAAVETCTAQYRGLSEAQLKTPLPQEAQVNGPDTAAVAERIVAAYFGGEAAQFNVTVKDRVITVETTP, via the coding sequence GTGGACAGCCAGTGGATCAAGCCGAAGTTGGATGCGGCCGCGCCGACCGTGGTGTACGTGCACGGCATCATGTCCGACGGCGCCAGCGCATGGAAAAACAAAAAGACCGGCGCCTATTGGCCACGCCTGGCCGCCAATGAGCTGAGCGACGCCGGCGTCTACGTTTTCAGCTACCACAGCCGCGCCTTCAGCGGCCGCTTCCACGTGACCGACGCCGCCGACGCGCTGTGGGACGAACTCAAGCGCCACGGCATCCTGCAATCGCGCATCGTCGTGTTCGTGTGCCACAGCATGGGCGGCATCGTCGCCCGCCGCCTGCTAGTGCAGCGCCAGAGCGAACTGGCCGAGCACGGCACCGTCATCGGCCTGTTCCTGGTGGCCTCGCCCTCGGCCGGCTCACAATGGGCGAACTTCTTCTACCCGGTCATCAACCTGTTCAAGCACGCGCAAGCGCAGATCCTCAAGGCAGGCGAGGACAACCAGTGGTTGACCACCCTGGGCACCGACTTCCGCAACCTGATCGCCAAGCCCAAGCCGATGATCCGCGGCAAGGAGCTGATCGAGGAGCGCATCGCCTACGTCTGGTTCCTGCCCTGGATACGCCCCATCGTCAGCCGCGACGAAGGCGACCGCTACTTCCCCGACGCCCGCGTGATCCAGCGCTCCAACCACGGCTCCATCGCGAAGCCCGCCAATGCCCAGGCCCAGCAGCACCTGCTGCTGACCGAGTTCGCCAACGAGCTGGTGCGCATCAGCTTCAGCGTGACCCTGGGCCTGCCAGCCGGCATGAGCTTCCGCCAAGCCATCGGCAGCCTCGCCGCCGTGGAAACATGCACCGCGCAGTACCGCGGCCTCAGCGAGGCGCAGCTCAAGACGCCGCTGCCGCAGGAGGCCCAGGTCAACGGGCCCGACACCGCCGCCGTGGCCGAACGTATCGTGGCCGCCTACTTCGGCGGCGAAGCCGCCCAATTCAACGTGACCGTCAAAGACCGCGTCATCACCGTGGAGACAACGCCATGA
- a CDS encoding LamG domain-containing protein, producing the protein MNGKAVLCALVVGALLPIATTRSQPTPVVQGWSVAGWNFQAISTVATDVTNHGHDATAVGTNTTSWGWANRGASLATGKYYTVPYSPALSFASGDFSFAAYVRIGPGNIINRTILDNRGIDGGYLFAISTGRRLTLRLAGSSRKAPYSSLTAMALVPDRWHHVAVAVSRSAGTVQFYIDGNEAGSWPLQLDIGSNTDAPLLIGGNVEGTGYLNSRIDEVHLYSRALNLDDIATVMAPGMPLYEPSGWNGGSMTMNNCYNYANNKRTNTFAQPGRASGQTAVGMSCAVVHAAAVSDGLEPITDPYDPSYKTVVALVVAPNEDYHWYRRDRFGTWSHKPGQTPATNLDNSGAQIYDPEYADRGDYTDFCGYFRLWSDSVQNQGHEEIR; encoded by the coding sequence ATGAACGGTAAGGCCGTACTCTGCGCGCTCGTCGTGGGCGCGCTGTTGCCCATCGCCACCACTCGTTCGCAACCCACGCCGGTCGTGCAGGGCTGGTCGGTGGCGGGGTGGAACTTTCAGGCCATCTCCACCGTGGCCACCGACGTGACCAACCACGGCCACGACGCCACGGCGGTGGGCACCAACACCACGTCCTGGGGCTGGGCCAACCGCGGCGCCAGTCTGGCCACGGGCAAGTACTACACCGTGCCGTACTCGCCGGCGCTGAGTTTTGCCAGCGGCGATTTCAGTTTCGCCGCCTATGTGCGCATCGGCCCGGGCAACATCATCAACCGCACGATTTTGGACAACCGTGGCATCGACGGCGGCTACCTGTTCGCCATTTCCACCGGCCGGCGCCTGACGCTGCGGCTGGCCGGTTCGTCGCGCAAGGCGCCGTACTCGTCGTTGACCGCGATGGCGTTGGTGCCGGACCGTTGGCACCACGTCGCGGTGGCGGTGTCGCGCAGTGCGGGCACGGTGCAGTTCTACATCGACGGCAACGAGGCCGGCAGCTGGCCGTTGCAATTGGACATCGGCAGCAATACCGACGCGCCGCTGTTGATCGGCGGCAACGTCGAGGGCACCGGCTACCTCAACAGCCGTATCGACGAGGTCCACCTGTACAGCCGCGCGCTGAACCTGGACGACATCGCCACGGTGATGGCGCCGGGCATGCCGCTGTACGAGCCCAGTGGGTGGAACGGCGGCTCCATGACCATGAACAACTGCTACAACTACGCCAACAACAAACGCACCAACACCTTCGCCCAGCCCGGCCGCGCGTCGGGGCAGACCGCCGTGGGCATGAGTTGCGCCGTGGTCCATGCCGCCGCCGTGAGCGACGGCCTGGAACCCATCACCGACCCCTACGACCCCAGCTACAAGACCGTCGTGGCCCTGGTGGTCGCGCCCAACGAGGACTACCACTGGTACCGCCGCGACCGCTTCGGCACCTGGAGCCACAAGCCCGGACAGACGCCGGCCACCAACCTGGACAACTCCGGCGCGCAAATCTACGACCCCGAGTACGCCGATAGAGGCGACTACACCGATTTCTGCGGCTACTTCCGCCTGTGGTCGGACAGCGTGCAGAACCAAGGCCACGAGGAAATCCGATGA
- a CDS encoding XVIPCD domain-containing protein — protein sequence MANENEQDPQGAAPADPTPYRVIQKGRTANIPVTDFESLVTHHPGTNATARVVNGVVTGAEAGRQHAVIDGEIQEIEVRTARRDYGLSENQVLEKKDFILEDSRLANGAAGVRSVDVPSPLAGYVGRVDAGQGLVDIYDREGGEVIARVRHMSGIAVSEGDTIQYGQALGTQNNTATRAVHVHMEVDTRYHQQYENYMEDLTSGRLSLDPPRRGQGIEPRPVVDDGVIRIGESDPQVTAAAQRLNAAGLRGADGQPLAEDGMYRLSMQAAVINYQNAQGLPATGNLDPATLQRLVPPTQNQDAPAPNAPAPNAPAPNAPAPNAAPVTPQDTQPAPGSRGPVHGSLGSNDPLLPQAEAATRRLDASLGRQYDGDSACMAASAACLARKQGLTGIDHIVLSSANAQGVAAGQNLIVVQGDLQNPGRQLASMRTDEAVRTPVADSVAQLNRMYEANQQGGPAQDAQAQGRQTGRTA from the coding sequence ATGGCCAACGAGAACGAACAAGACCCGCAAGGCGCCGCCCCGGCCGACCCCACGCCGTACCGCGTGATCCAGAAGGGCCGCACCGCCAATATCCCGGTCACCGACTTCGAAAGTCTGGTGACCCACCACCCGGGCACCAACGCCACCGCGCGCGTGGTCAACGGCGTGGTGACGGGCGCCGAGGCCGGGCGCCAGCACGCGGTGATCGACGGCGAGATCCAGGAAATCGAAGTGCGCACCGCGCGCCGCGACTACGGGCTCAGCGAAAACCAGGTGCTGGAGAAGAAGGACTTCATTCTCGAAGACTCACGTCTGGCCAACGGCGCCGCCGGCGTGCGCAGCGTCGACGTGCCGTCGCCGCTGGCCGGTTACGTCGGCCGCGTCGACGCCGGCCAGGGCCTGGTGGACATCTACGACCGCGAGGGCGGCGAAGTCATCGCGCGCGTGCGCCACATGAGCGGCATCGCAGTCAGCGAGGGCGACACCATCCAGTACGGCCAGGCGCTGGGCACGCAGAACAACACCGCCACGCGCGCCGTGCACGTGCACATGGAAGTCGACACGCGCTATCACCAGCAGTACGAGAACTACATGGAAGACCTGACCAGCGGCCGTTTGTCGCTGGACCCGCCGCGGCGCGGGCAGGGCATCGAGCCGCGCCCGGTGGTGGACGACGGCGTGATCCGCATCGGCGAATCCGATCCGCAAGTGACGGCCGCGGCGCAGCGGCTCAACGCCGCCGGCCTCCGCGGCGCCGACGGCCAGCCGCTGGCCGAAGACGGCATGTATCGCCTGTCCATGCAGGCGGCGGTGATCAACTACCAGAACGCGCAGGGCCTGCCCGCTACCGGCAATCTGGACCCGGCGACCTTGCAGCGCCTGGTGCCGCCCACGCAGAACCAGGACGCGCCCGCGCCGAACGCGCCGGCCCCCAACGCACCCGCGCCCAACGCACCCGCGCCCAACGCGGCGCCGGTCACTCCGCAAGACACGCAGCCGGCACCGGGCAGCCGCGGTCCGGTGCACGGTTCGCTGGGCAGCAACGACCCGCTGCTGCCGCAGGCCGAAGCCGCCACCCGGCGCCTAGACGCCAGCCTGGGCCGCCAGTACGACGGCGACAGCGCCTGCATGGCCGCCAGCGCCGCCTGCCTGGCGCGCAAGCAAGGCCTGACCGGCATCGACCACATCGTGCTCAGCAGCGCCAACGCGCAAGGCGTGGCGGCCGGCCAGAACCTGATCGTGGTGCAGGGCGACCTGCAAAACCCCGGCCGCCAGTTGGCCAGCATGCGCACCGACGAAGCTGTGCGCACGCCGGTGGCCGATTCGGTGGCGCAGCTCAATCGGATGTATGAGGCGAACCAGCAGGGCGGCCCCGCGCAGGATGCGCAGGCGCAGGGGCGGCAGACGGGGCGTACGGCTTAA
- a CDS encoding lysozyme inhibitor LprI family protein: MRKISRVSGPTLALVLMTVFVGGAATAAEPDCIATGDTEAREACYAKMPDTQIAACERVRPNTCLPYKEMHVLSAELDRLSRDIRTAARKRYAAYSAEDSAYLDDLSEYLDASDQTWRDYRDAECRLDPFLQGMSRNEAASLEEVCRMELSQSRAVELTNRLDALRQSSD, encoded by the coding sequence ATGAGAAAAATCAGCAGAGTCTCTGGCCCAACTTTGGCGTTGGTCCTGATGACCGTGTTTGTTGGCGGCGCAGCGACAGCGGCGGAGCCGGATTGCATTGCTACGGGCGATACCGAGGCGCGCGAAGCGTGTTACGCGAAGATGCCCGACACGCAAATCGCAGCCTGTGAGCGTGTCCGCCCCAATACCTGCCTGCCCTACAAAGAAATGCATGTCCTGTCGGCGGAGTTGGATCGCCTGAGTCGCGACATAAGGACTGCCGCTAGGAAGCGCTACGCGGCCTACTCTGCAGAAGACAGCGCGTACTTGGACGACTTGTCCGAATATCTGGATGCCTCCGATCAAACTTGGCGCGATTACCGCGATGCGGAATGTCGATTGGATCCTTTCCTGCAAGGCATGTCGCGTAACGAAGCTGCAAGCCTGGAGGAAGTCTGCCGCATGGAGTTGAGTCAGAGTAGGGCTGTGGAACTTACGAACAGGCTGGACGCGTTAAGGCAGTCATCGGATTAA
- a CDS encoding AraC family transcriptional regulator: MSDRPACYPPPSTALSARTAADRAPLLDVLTSPVPQGVFDSPVDGRHVLCLHLGTPVPVSYRADGHQRSGVRLHGQYCVVPAGSSTRWVLSQPARSLLLRLTPSLWQDTAQSTHARGAGLAPAIHVRDPQIERIGWMMQAEEHDAYPSGRLFADSLATALAARLLTLQSRRPPHDDTRGRALPAWRLRRVQEYVEAHLDEPLSLLELAAVAGYSGSHFKALFKQATGVAVHQYVLQRRVERARVLLLQGGQRIGDIALAAGFSHASHMARCLRRVLGQSPSELMRDAADAGRIVH; the protein is encoded by the coding sequence ATGAGCGACCGCCCCGCCTGCTACCCACCGCCGTCTACGGCACTGTCGGCACGCACCGCCGCCGACCGCGCGCCCCTGCTGGACGTGCTGACCTCGCCGGTACCGCAGGGCGTGTTCGACTCGCCCGTGGACGGGCGCCACGTGCTGTGCCTGCATCTGGGCACGCCGGTGCCGGTGTCCTACCGCGCGGACGGCCATCAGCGCAGCGGCGTGCGCCTGCACGGCCAGTATTGCGTGGTGCCGGCCGGCAGCAGCACCCGCTGGGTACTGTCGCAACCGGCGCGCTCGTTATTGCTGCGGCTGACGCCGTCGCTGTGGCAGGACACCGCGCAATCGACCCACGCACGCGGCGCCGGACTGGCGCCAGCGATCCACGTACGCGACCCGCAGATCGAACGCATCGGCTGGATGATGCAAGCCGAAGAACACGACGCCTATCCCAGCGGCCGCTTGTTCGCCGACAGTCTGGCGACCGCGCTGGCCGCGCGTCTGCTGACCCTGCAATCGCGCCGGCCGCCCCACGACGACACCCGCGGCCGCGCCCTGCCCGCCTGGCGCCTGCGTCGCGTGCAAGAGTATGTCGAAGCGCACCTGGACGAACCGCTGTCGTTGCTGGAACTGGCCGCCGTGGCCGGCTACAGCGGCTCGCACTTCAAAGCGCTGTTCAAGCAGGCCACCGGCGTTGCGGTGCACCAGTACGTGTTGCAACGACGCGTCGAACGCGCGCGCGTGTTGTTGCTGCAGGGCGGGCAGCGCATCGGCGATATCGCGCTGGCGGCGGGGTTCTCGCATGCGAGCCATATGGCGCGGTGCTTGCGGCGGGTATTGGGGCAGAGTCCTTCGGAGTTGATGCGCGATGCGGCCGATGCGGGTCGTATCGTGCACTAG
- a CDS encoding alpha/beta hydrolase, whose amino-acid sequence MQRRQFITLAAASLAAGVAGAYAPQAVARRRGAQAAVHAPLDAAAYRATRRYAELPFGRIAYVERGHGRAALFLHGAPLNGYQWRGAIDRLSPYRRCIAPDFMGLGYSEIPADQPLAAKDQAAMLDALLDALKVEQVDIVASDSGGAVAQLFLLRYPKRVRSLLLSNCDVEPDSPPPKIQPVLDMARAGTLADATAEWLTDRAKARATFGAAVFADPSRFADETIDYYVAPLVATPLRRAQYHAFHLALTPNPLAGIEAQLKRSQVPVRIVWGAADDIFDQADAEYLDRIFPGSRGVRRVPKGKLFFQEEFPEVIAEEARRLWRV is encoded by the coding sequence ATGCAACGCCGACAGTTCATCACCCTTGCCGCTGCAAGCCTGGCCGCAGGCGTCGCCGGTGCCTACGCGCCGCAGGCCGTCGCACGCCGCCGTGGCGCGCAGGCGGCCGTTCACGCGCCGCTGGATGCCGCCGCCTACCGCGCCACCCGCCGCTATGCCGAACTGCCGTTCGGCAGGATCGCCTATGTCGAACGCGGCCACGGCCGTGCCGCGTTGTTCCTGCACGGTGCGCCGCTCAACGGCTACCAGTGGCGTGGCGCGATCGATCGCCTGTCGCCGTACCGTCGTTGCATCGCGCCGGACTTCATGGGCTTGGGGTATTCGGAAATTCCGGCCGATCAGCCGCTGGCCGCTAAGGATCAGGCGGCCATGCTGGACGCGCTGCTGGACGCGCTGAAAGTCGAACAGGTCGATATCGTCGCCAGCGACAGCGGCGGCGCGGTCGCGCAGTTGTTCCTGCTGCGCTACCCCAAGCGCGTACGCAGCCTGCTGCTGAGCAACTGCGACGTCGAACCCGACAGCCCGCCGCCCAAGATCCAGCCGGTGCTGGACATGGCGCGCGCCGGCACCCTGGCCGATGCCACCGCCGAATGGCTGACCGACCGCGCCAAGGCCCGTGCGACCTTCGGCGCCGCCGTCTTCGCCGACCCCAGCCGCTTCGCCGATGAGACCATCGACTACTACGTCGCCCCGTTGGTCGCCACGCCGCTGCGCCGCGCGCAGTATCACGCGTTCCACCTGGCGCTGACGCCCAATCCGCTGGCGGGGATCGAGGCGCAGCTCAAGCGCAGCCAGGTGCCCGTGCGTATCGTGTGGGGCGCGGCCGACGACATCTTCGATCAGGCCGACGCGGAGTACTTGGACCGAATCTTCCCGGGCTCGCGAGGCGTGCGGCGCGTGCCGAAGGGCAAGCTGTTCTTCCAGGAGGAATTCCCGGAGGTGATCGCAGAGGAGGCGCGCAGGTTATGGCGCGTGTGA
- the pcaD gene encoding 3-oxoadipate enol-lactonase — protein sequence MSDTHYLDAGDGNRIAYRFDGDPALPVLVLSNSIGTTLHMWDEEVPALARHYRVLRYDTRGHGGSGVAPGAYSLDRLGRDALELMDALGIQRAHFLGLSLGGFIGQWLGVHAPERIDRLVLSNTAAHWGPAAPWAARIDSVLQAPDMRETAEVFLSNWFPAHMLQANPPVVERYRAMLLATDRHGLAGNYAAVRDADLRRPIALIRNPTLVIAGQYDPVSTAADGELIAATIPGAKFKLLPGVHLANVEFHDEFVATVLDFLAV from the coding sequence ATGAGCGACACCCACTACCTCGACGCCGGCGACGGCAACCGCATCGCCTACCGTTTCGACGGCGACCCGGCGTTGCCCGTGCTGGTGCTGTCCAACTCCATCGGCACCACCCTGCACATGTGGGACGAAGAAGTCCCGGCGCTGGCGCGCCATTACCGCGTGTTGCGCTACGACACCCGCGGCCACGGCGGCTCCGGCGTCGCGCCCGGCGCCTATTCGTTGGATCGCCTGGGCCGCGACGCGCTGGAGCTGATGGATGCGCTGGGCATCCAACGCGCGCACTTCCTGGGCCTGTCGTTGGGCGGCTTCATCGGCCAGTGGCTGGGCGTGCACGCGCCCGAACGCATCGACCGCCTGGTCCTCAGCAATACGGCCGCCCACTGGGGGCCGGCCGCACCCTGGGCCGCGCGCATCGATTCCGTGCTGCAGGCGCCAGACATGCGCGAGACCGCGGAGGTGTTCCTCTCCAACTGGTTTCCCGCGCACATGCTGCAGGCCAACCCGCCGGTGGTGGAACGCTACCGCGCCATGCTGTTGGCCACCGACCGCCACGGCCTGGCCGGCAATTACGCTGCCGTGCGCGACGCCGACCTGCGCCGCCCCATCGCCTTGATCCGCAACCCCACCCTGGTGATCGCCGGCCAGTACGATCCGGTCAGTACCGCGGCCGACGGCGAGCTGATCGCGGCCACCATTCCCGGCGCAAAATTCAAGCTGCTGCCGGGCGTGCATCTGGCGAACGTGGAGTTTCACGACGAGTTCGTGGCGACGGTGCTGGACTTCCTGGCCGTCTGA
- a CDS encoding LysR family transcriptional regulator, whose protein sequence is MADFTLHDLQCFDAVVRAGGFQAAANVLHRSHPAVFAAVAKLERQLGLSLLDRSGYRVRPTQAGLSLHRRAQSLLRELDGLRTHAEQLAMGEESELHIVIGDLCPRPQALGLLGRFFAQCPGTRLHLHFEAVTGPWERLFDGDADLILHRVDKGDPRLEWLDLGKVAMVPVVGAGLLPTPLPRALTPERMRAYTQCVMRDTARHTPARDYFVIEGAPQCTVGDQLMKKEIILQNLGWGHMPRFLVEDELRDGRLRSIAGRHFPGRVEELVVARRRDRPQGPVAQRLWQYLETQAPQLRLALEPGPAVAKTRARRGAGKH, encoded by the coding sequence ATGGCCGATTTCACCCTGCACGACCTGCAATGCTTCGACGCCGTGGTTCGGGCCGGCGGCTTCCAGGCCGCCGCGAACGTGTTGCACCGTTCGCATCCGGCGGTGTTCGCCGCCGTCGCCAAGCTGGAGCGGCAGCTCGGACTGAGCCTGTTGGACCGCAGCGGCTACCGCGTGCGTCCGACGCAGGCGGGACTGTCCCTGCATCGGCGCGCGCAATCGCTGTTGCGCGAACTCGACGGCCTGCGCACGCATGCCGAGCAACTGGCGATGGGCGAGGAAAGCGAGCTGCACATCGTGATCGGCGACCTGTGCCCGCGGCCGCAGGCCTTGGGGCTGTTGGGGCGATTCTTCGCGCAATGCCCGGGCACGCGCCTGCACCTGCACTTCGAGGCGGTCACGGGACCATGGGAGCGGCTGTTCGACGGCGATGCCGACCTGATCCTGCATCGCGTCGACAAGGGCGATCCGCGGCTGGAATGGCTGGATCTGGGCAAGGTCGCGATGGTGCCGGTGGTCGGCGCGGGTCTGCTGCCCACGCCGTTGCCGCGCGCGCTCACGCCCGAGCGCATGCGCGCCTACACCCAATGCGTGATGCGCGATACCGCGCGCCATACGCCCGCGCGCGACTACTTCGTGATCGAGGGCGCGCCGCAGTGCACGGTCGGCGATCAGCTGATGAAGAAGGAAATCATCCTGCAGAACCTGGGCTGGGGGCACATGCCCAGGTTCCTGGTCGAAGACGAATTGCGCGACGGACGGCTGCGGTCGATCGCCGGGCGCCATTTTCCGGGCCGCGTCGAGGAGTTGGTGGTGGCGCGTCGCCGCGACCGTCCGCAAGGACCGGTCGCGCAGCGGTTGTGGCAGTACCTGGAAACGCAGGCGCCGCAACTGCGGCTTGCGCTGGAACCCGGACCCGCCGTCGCGAAGACGCGCGCCAGGCGCGGAGCCGGCAAGCACTGA
- a CDS encoding DUF1697 domain-containing protein, which produces MPTYIALLRAVNVGGTGKLPMAELRAMCEAAGFEDVRTYIASGNVLLRSAKGAEHVKRTLEKKLAEYAGKPVGVIVRDGADLARVLAANPFPQGAPNRVVTIFLDAAPPKDTLEKAKHLRDEQIALGEREIYVHYGDGMADSKLAIPAAATGTARNMNTVAKLIELSKAV; this is translated from the coding sequence ATGCCCACCTATATCGCCCTGCTGCGCGCCGTGAATGTCGGCGGCACCGGAAAGTTGCCGATGGCCGAGCTGCGCGCGATGTGCGAAGCGGCGGGCTTCGAGGACGTGCGCACCTATATCGCCAGCGGCAACGTGCTGTTGCGCAGCGCCAAGGGTGCGGAGCACGTCAAGCGGACGCTGGAAAAGAAGCTGGCCGAGTACGCCGGCAAGCCCGTGGGCGTGATCGTGCGCGACGGCGCCGACCTGGCGCGGGTGCTGGCCGCCAATCCGTTTCCGCAGGGCGCGCCCAATCGGGTGGTGACGATCTTTCTGGACGCCGCGCCGCCCAAGGACACGCTGGAGAAGGCCAAGCACCTGCGCGACGAGCAGATCGCGCTGGGCGAACGCGAGATCTACGTGCATTACGGCGACGGCATGGCGGACTCGAAGCTGGCGATTCCCGCCGCGGCGACGGGCACGGCGCGCAACATGAACACCGTGGCCAAGCTGATCGAATTGTCGAAGGCGGTCTAG
- a CDS encoding arylamine N-acetyltransferase: protein MTPQLQDLDLYLRRLGYATAPAPTLDTLRDLQLRHTSTFAFETLAALLHAPVAVDLPSLQRKLLQDGRGGYCYELNRLFLALLQDLGFEARGVTGRVVMGGPEDALPARTHLFVQATVAGVPYLADVGFGSMVPTGPLRLDSEQPQATPHEDYRVSRFGEGYILRARVGDEWRGLYVFDLQPTAEIDYVVGNWYVSTHPESPFRGQLYAARMGPGLRKTLRNGSYAVHRLGAASERRELEDADAVLAVLRDELGIRVPVDREIHAAISQRLALAK, encoded by the coding sequence ATGACGCCGCAACTGCAAGACCTGGACCTCTATCTGCGCCGCCTGGGCTACGCCACCGCGCCGGCGCCCACCCTCGATACCTTGCGCGATCTGCAACTGCGGCACACCTCGACCTTCGCCTTCGAAACCCTGGCCGCGCTGCTGCACGCGCCGGTGGCGGTGGACCTGCCGTCGCTGCAGCGCAAACTGCTGCAAGACGGTCGCGGCGGCTACTGTTACGAGCTCAACCGGCTGTTTCTGGCCTTGCTGCAGGATCTTGGTTTCGAAGCGCGCGGCGTGACCGGCCGGGTGGTGATGGGCGGGCCCGAGGACGCGTTGCCGGCGCGCACGCATTTGTTCGTGCAGGCGACCGTGGCTGGCGTGCCCTACCTGGCGGACGTGGGCTTCGGCAGCATGGTGCCGACCGGGCCGCTGCGCCTGGACAGCGAGCAGCCGCAGGCCACGCCGCACGAGGACTACCGCGTGAGCCGTTTCGGCGAGGGATACATCCTGCGCGCCCGCGTCGGCGACGAATGGCGCGGTCTGTACGTGTTCGACCTGCAGCCCACCGCCGAGATCGACTACGTGGTGGGCAACTGGTACGTGTCCACCCATCCCGAATCCCCGTTCCGCGGTCAACTGTACGCCGCGCGCATGGGGCCGGGCCTGCGCAAGACCCTGCGCAACGGCAGCTATGCGGTGCACCGCCTGGGCGCGGCCAGTGAGCGAAGGGAACTGGAGGATGCCGACGCGGTGTTGGCGGTGTTGCGCGACGAGCTTGGCATCCGCGTGCCGGTGGATCGGGAGATTCACGCCGCGATTTCGCAGCGTTTGGCGCTAGCAAAGTAG